One Mucilaginibacter ginkgonis genomic region harbors:
- a CDS encoding succinate dehydrogenase/fumarate reductase iron-sulfur subunit codes for MDNANMKLTLKVWRQKNAQTPGKFETYKAEAISPDMSFLEMLDVVNESLTVAGQEPIHFDHDCREGICGMCSLYINGRPHGPKRAITTCQLHMRSFEDGQTITIEPWRAAPFPVLKDLAVDRSAFDRIQQAGGYISVNTGGVPDANEIAIPKVIADEAFNSATCIGCGACVAACKNASAMLFVSAKITQLGLLPQGQPERYRRAQTMVAQMDEEGFGNCTNTGACEAECPKEITLTNIATMNNDYFSAKLFRQEEVHEVQHGE; via the coding sequence ATGGATAACGCAAATATGAAACTGACGCTTAAAGTATGGCGTCAAAAAAATGCACAAACCCCTGGTAAGTTTGAAACTTACAAGGCCGAAGCTATCTCGCCGGACATGTCGTTTCTGGAAATGCTAGACGTGGTGAACGAAAGCCTTACTGTAGCCGGTCAAGAGCCGATACACTTTGACCACGATTGCCGCGAAGGTATTTGCGGTATGTGTTCATTATATATCAACGGTCGCCCGCATGGCCCTAAACGTGCCATTACCACTTGCCAGCTGCACATGCGCAGTTTTGAGGATGGGCAGACAATAACTATCGAGCCTTGGCGCGCTGCACCGTTCCCGGTTTTGAAGGATCTGGCTGTTGACCGTTCGGCGTTCGACCGTATACAGCAAGCGGGCGGTTACATTTCTGTAAATACGGGCGGTGTACCCGATGCTAACGAGATAGCTATACCTAAGGTAATTGCCGATGAAGCTTTCAACTCAGCTACGTGTATTGGTTGCGGAGCTTGTGTAGCGGCATGTAAAAATGCGTCGGCAATGCTGTTTGTATCTGCAAAGATCACGCAGTTAGGTTTGTTGCCGCAAGGCCAGCCAGAGCGTTACCGCCGTGCGCAAACCATGGTTGCACAAATGGACGAAGAAGGTTTTGGTAACTGTACCAACACCGGCGCCTGCGAAGCAGAGTGCCCTAAGGAAATTACGCTGACCAACATCGCTACGATGAATAATGACTACTTCAGTGCTAAGCTATTCCGCCAGGAAGAGGTGCATGAAGTGCAACACGGCGAGTAA
- a CDS encoding TonB-dependent receptor domain-containing protein encodes MNFKRLYFLLLATPILFLATLAHAQTGGSVSGKLVDGANGQPLEFATVSLINKADNKPFRSTQTALGGGFNITGVPNGTYIFRASFVGYISFSNDNVLISGAAINLGAVKLTTAKGVLKEVQVTAQRSQIQLSTDKKVFSVDQSLVSQGGSATDLLSNVPSVQVDVDGNINLRGSSDVRILINGKPSALTGANLADILQSIPASSIENIEVITNPSSKYDAEGQSGIINIVLKRNAQVGFNGSASVTAGTQHTYNTSLNLAYQTKAVNLYTNYSFRKGTRIGNGTSHTITNGSTGTITQDQVADQSFNINSNNIRSGVDFYLDKKTTLSLTNNINIRTNDRLQNGFTNLAGPTILETITRNNTSNGSGHNLDFNLDFSHKYKKPQQELTANIGYSTSKNDNTDYLNTLYNYQFSGQLPTGYNSLQNNFNLGNQHNLNLQADYVLPLKNSRLEMGYRSTFNKTDNNYTVDTLNQVAGRFVRADTLGNLFTYNEQVHALYTNYQHSFGNFSLQAGLRAEDAHITTQTTVLNNVENHNQDYFRIYPSVFLTQKLTENQTLQLSYSRRVSRPRDRQISPFLDRSDRQNYQQGNPNLRPEDTHAFELSYINYFKALTLTSSLYYRKTLDDIQRIQTLYGNSSTITLTTFDNVTSASNGGYELIAKLTPSKIIDLTGNVNVYYRSINGNALQGIRSSSGTSFNGNLTANVKPLPKLGFQIRGDYQGRQVTAQGTQNALYGVDGGLKYDITKTLNFSANARDIFNTRKFSNTVTSGDGRLFQTSDRRFATRIVLFTLSYRFGQTVGGNKQQRKKQDQQRDDQQDQNPDDMNPNNGGNNGGGGSNPTAPPLNTSGKI; translated from the coding sequence ATGAATTTCAAGCGTTTATATTTTCTTTTACTTGCTACCCCTATTTTATTTCTAGCAACTCTGGCACATGCGCAAACAGGCGGCTCTGTTTCGGGCAAATTGGTTGACGGCGCCAACGGCCAGCCATTAGAATTCGCCACCGTATCACTGATCAACAAGGCCGATAACAAACCATTCCGCAGTACACAAACCGCGTTAGGCGGTGGCTTTAATATCACAGGCGTGCCAAACGGCACTTATATTTTCAGGGCTTCATTTGTAGGCTATATATCTTTCAGTAACGATAATGTACTAATCAGCGGCGCGGCAATAAACCTGGGCGCGGTTAAGTTGACTACAGCTAAAGGTGTACTTAAAGAGGTTCAGGTAACGGCGCAACGCAGCCAGATACAGCTAAGCACAGATAAAAAAGTTTTTAGCGTTGACCAAAGTTTAGTAAGCCAGGGGGGTTCTGCTACCGACTTATTAAGCAATGTACCATCAGTACAAGTGGATGTTGACGGTAACATAAACCTTCGCGGATCAAGCGATGTGCGCATACTTATTAACGGCAAGCCCTCAGCGTTAACAGGAGCCAACCTCGCTGATATTTTGCAGTCCATCCCAGCCAGTTCTATCGAGAATATCGAAGTGATCACTAACCCATCATCAAAATACGACGCGGAAGGTCAATCGGGTATCATCAACATTGTGTTAAAACGTAATGCGCAGGTTGGGTTCAACGGCTCCGCCTCAGTTACTGCCGGCACTCAACACACCTACAATACCTCTCTTAACCTGGCTTATCAGACAAAGGCCGTGAACCTTTACACCAACTATAGCTTCCGCAAGGGTACGCGGATCGGTAACGGCACCAGCCACACCATCACAAATGGCAGCACCGGTACTATTACACAAGATCAGGTTGCCGATCAGAGTTTTAATATCAACTCGAATAACATTCGCAGCGGTGTAGATTTTTACCTGGATAAGAAGACTACGCTTAGCCTTACCAATAACATTAACATCCGTACTAACGACAGGCTGCAAAACGGATTTACCAACCTGGCGGGGCCTACGATCTTAGAAACCATCACCCGAAATAATACCAGTAACGGCAGCGGCCATAATCTGGACTTTAATCTGGACTTTAGCCACAAGTACAAAAAGCCCCAGCAAGAGTTAACTGCCAACATCGGATATTCAACCTCCAAGAACGACAATACCGATTACCTGAATACCCTATATAATTACCAGTTTTCGGGGCAGTTGCCTACCGGGTATAATTCTTTACAGAACAACTTCAATCTGGGTAACCAGCATAACTTAAACCTGCAAGCCGATTACGTGCTGCCGTTAAAAAACAGCCGTTTGGAAATGGGCTACCGCAGCACATTTAACAAAACTGATAATAACTACACGGTAGATACGCTAAACCAAGTTGCGGGCCGCTTTGTACGTGCGGATACGCTGGGCAACTTGTTTACTTATAATGAGCAGGTTCATGCGTTGTATACCAATTACCAGCATAGTTTTGGCAATTTTAGCTTACAAGCAGGTTTACGTGCAGAGGACGCGCATATTACTACGCAGACTACTGTGTTGAATAATGTAGAAAATCACAACCAAGATTATTTTAGGATATATCCAAGCGTATTTCTGACCCAAAAACTGACAGAGAACCAAACGTTGCAATTAAGCTACAGCCGCAGGGTAAGCCGCCCGCGCGACAGGCAGATCTCGCCCTTTTTGGATCGCAGCGACCGTCAGAACTATCAGCAGGGTAACCCCAACCTGAGGCCCGAAGATACACATGCTTTTGAGTTAAGCTATATCAACTACTTTAAAGCGTTAACACTTACATCATCGCTTTACTACCGAAAAACCCTGGATGATATTCAGCGGATACAAACCTTATACGGCAATAGCAGCACCATTACACTTACAACTTTCGATAACGTAACCAGTGCATCTAATGGCGGTTACGAGTTGATCGCTAAGCTGACACCATCTAAAATAATTGATCTTACGGGCAATGTTAACGTTTACTACCGCAGCATAAATGGCAATGCCTTACAAGGCATCCGTTCATCATCAGGTACCTCTTTTAATGGTAACTTGACTGCAAACGTTAAGCCGTTACCAAAATTAGGTTTTCAGATCCGCGGCGATTATCAAGGCAGACAAGTAACCGCACAAGGCACGCAGAACGCGTTGTATGGTGTTGACGGTGGTCTGAAATACGATATTACCAAAACGCTTAACTTTAGCGCCAACGCCCGCGATATTTTCAATACCCGCAAATTCAGCAATACAGTTACCAGCGGTGACGGCCGACTCTTCCAAACCTCAGACCGCCGGTTTGCAACACGCATTGTACTCTTCACGCTATCTTATCGCTTTGGCCAGACAGTTGGCGGCAACAAGCAGCAACGCAAAAAGCAAGATCAGCAAAGAGATGATCAGCAAGATCAAAACCCCGACGACATGAACCCGAATAACGGAGGCAATAATGGCGGCGGAGGCAGTAACCCAACCGCTCCTCCACTTAATACATCTGGAAAAATATAA